The Watersipora subatra chromosome 1, tzWatSuba1.1, whole genome shotgun sequence genome has a window encoding:
- the LOC137403136 gene encoding uroporphyrinogen decarboxylase-like, whose protein sequence is MDHKFPPLKNDLLLRAARGEPVERVPVWAMRQAGRYLPEFKATRAEHEFFKVCRTPELACEVTLQPLRRYDFDASIIFSDILVIPQALGMTVEMVPGKGPSFPEPLVTPEDMEKLDTKCKVAESLSYVYEAVTLTRMKIDGQCPLIGFAGAPWTLMSYMIEGGGTKTHSKAKKWLYCYPEASHKLLQLLADVIVDHLVLQICAGAQLVQLFESHAGILGPNLFYKFALPYIKYISVKVREALTAKEVEHVPMTIFAKDAHFALEELADSGYEVISLDWTIKPKHARSRCGENVTLQGNLDPCALYASKEEIGEFAKELVHSFGTKRWIANLGHGMYPDHDPEHLEAFIEAIHKYSQQPSDEL, encoded by the exons ATGGATCAT AAATTTCCACCATTGAAAAATGATTTACTGCTTCGAGCTGCGAGAGGAGAACCGGTGGAAAGGGTTCCAGTGTGGGCTATGAGACAAGCTGGAAGATATTTACCAG AGTTTAAAGCTACAAGGGCAGAACATGAATTTTTCAAGGTGTGCAGAACTCCGGAACTTGCATGCGAAGTTACTCTACAG CCACTGAGGAGATACGACTTCGATGCGTCTATTATTTTTTCTGATATCCTAGTCATACCTCAGGCTCTAGGAATGACTGTTGAGATGGTGCCAGGAAAG GGTCCATCTTTTCCTGAACCTCTCGTTACTCCAGAAGATATGGAGAAGTTAGACACTAAGTGTAAGGTTGCTGAGTCTCTTTCCTATGTCTATGAAGCTGTTACACTGACAAGGATGAAGATAGATGGACAGTGTCCTCTTATTGGATTCGCTGGAGCTCCT TGGACACTTATGAGCTATATGATAGAAGGAGGTGGCACTAAGACACATTCCAAGGCTAAAAAATGGCTCTATTGTTATCCTGAAGCCAGCCATAAACTCCTGCAACTTTTGGCTGATGTCATTGTTGATCACCTCGTCCTTCAGATATGCGCAGGAGCTCAG CTCGTGCAGCTGTTTGAATCTCATGCTGGCATTCTCGGACCAAATCTATTCTACAAGTTTGCTCTGCCTTATATAAAGTACATCTCTGTGAAGGTTAGGGAAGCTCTGACTGCTAAAGAGGTGGAACATGTTCCAATG acaatttttgCAAAAGATGCTCATTTTGCTCTCGAAGAATTGGCTGATAGCGGCTATGAAGTTATCAGCCTCGATTGGACAATTAAACCCAAGCATGCCCGCAGTCGCTGCGGTGAGAACGTGACCCTCCAAGGAAACCTTGATCCATGCGCTCTCTATGCCAGTAAG GAGGAAATAGGCGAATTTGCTAAGGAATTGGTCCACAGTTTTGGCACAAAAAGGTGGATTGCCAACTTGGGCCACGGAATGTATCCTGACCACGATCCGGAACATTTGGAGGCTTTCATAGAAGCAATACACAAATATTCCCAGCAACCATCCGATGAACTTTAG